The Miscanthus floridulus cultivar M001 chromosome 7, ASM1932011v1, whole genome shotgun sequence genome includes a region encoding these proteins:
- the LOC136463707 gene encoding uncharacterized protein, with the protein MAATTFPLLLLLLLLIILSSSARADPDAVVSRIAFGSCANQSEPQPIWDAVVGFGPQVFVWLGDNVYGDNKRPFRVFGRDRTVGPWKNAPRFYPSTEEELRRRYQLARAQPGYARLRETAQVIGTWDDHDYGLNDAGKEFSGKVITQRLLLDFLDEPEDSKRRKQAGVYASYMFGPEGKRVKVILLDTRYHRDPLLSDGTILGDPQWQWLERELHGPQSEITIIGSSIQVVSNLSTTTGPLFYVESWARFPRERERLFRLIDSSKRPGVIFISGDVHFGEITRFDCGAQYPSYDVTSSGLTQSVDNAVPEVFQPLMRLLAVLTPTTMRVLSPNCLYKSCTTGQPNFGAIEIDWNAVPLQIKLELKDVEGRSVHSVEFPISELQFSDGHAIKRQPHTFQRHCTLETELPWLTRYRLALMLFVTIAVFVVAVVLLAVTCLSNFTKSSKKSKKE; encoded by the exons ATGGCGGCCACCAccttccctctcctcctcctcctcctcctcctgataATCCTGTCCTCATCCGCCCGCGCCGACCCCGACGCCGTGGTGTCCAGGATCGCCTTCGGATCCTGCGCCAACCAGAGCGAGCCCCAG CCCATTTGGGACGCCGTCGTGGGGTTCGGCCCGCAGGTGTTCGTCTGGCTCGGGGACAACGTCTACGGCGACAACAAGCGCCCGTTCCGGGTCTTCGGGAGGGACCGCACCGTGGGGCCCTGGAAGAACGCGCCGCGCTTCTACCCTTCCACCGAGGAGGAGCTGCGGAGGCGGTACCAGCTCGCCAGGGCGCAGCCCGGGTACGCCAGGCTCAGGGAGACCGCTCAG GTTATTGGAACATGGGATGACCATGATTATGGGTTGAATGATGCAGGAAAAGAGTTTAGTGGGAAAGTGATTACTCAAAGGCTTCTCTTAGATTTCTTGGATGAACCTGAAGACAGTAAACG GAGGAAACAAGCTGGTGTTTATGCCTCATACATGTTTGGCCCTGAAGGAAAACGTGTGAAG GTAATCTTGCTGGATACCAGATATCACAGAGACCCGCTATTAAGTGATGGAACTATTCTGGGAGATCCCCAGTGGCAGTGGCTAGAGAGGGAGCTTCATGGTCCTCAATCAGAGATCACCATCATTGGATCTTCGATCCAG GTAGTATCTAATCTTTCAACCACTACTGGGCCTTTGTTCTATGTGGAGTCCTGGGCACGCTTCCCAAGGGAGAGAGAAAGGCTGTTCAGATTGATTGATAGTAGTAAG AGACCTGGAGTGATATTTATTAGTGGGGATGTCCATTTCGGAGAAATCACCAGATTCGACTGTGGAGCTCAATACCCGTCGTACGATGTTACTTCGAGTGGTCTTACCCAGTCTGTCGACAACGCTGTGCCAGAAGTTTTTCAACCTCTTATGAGACTTCTGGCAGTACTAACACCAACTACCATGCGAGTTTTGAGCCCAAATTGCCTGTATAAATCATGCACAACAG GCCAACCAAATTTCGGAGCAATTGAAATTGATTGGAACGCTGTACCTCTGCAGATTAAACTTGAACTAAAAGATGTTGAGGGTCGTTCTGTTCACAGTGTAGAGTTCCCTATATCTGAACTGCAGTTCTCGGATGGGCACGCAATCAAAAGACAACCCCATACATTCCAACGTCACTGTACTCTCGAAACAGAGCTCCCATGGCTAACACGATACCGGCTTGCTCTGATGTTATTTGTCACCATAGCTG TTTTTGTCGTTGCTGTGGTGCTTCTAGCAGTCACCTGCTTGTCAAACTTTACTAAGTCCAGTAAGAAAAGCAAAAAGGAATAG